The Colwellia sp. M166 genome segment GCCATTACGGGTTGGCAAGAAGCGCTTAAACTTGCAAAAGAGAAAGGCCCTGCCCCGATCCTCAAACAAAGCTTTACCGTTGACCAAGCTATGCTGAATAAACGTCCCGAAATGATAAAAGATGGTATTAAAGTTGGCGATCGTATTACCGGAGCAGTATTACATGCTAAATATAGTCGTTATATGCAAAGAATTGCTCAGGAGCAGCCCGAACTAATCGCACAACTTGCTGAAGTAGGCGCACGCTTTACTCACCATACTTCTATTGCCCCAACCGGCACACTCGCACTCAGCTTAGGTAATAATGTTTCAAACGGCATAGAGCCAAGTTTTGCCCATGAATATCATCGAAATATTATTCGCCAAGGTAAAAAGTCGAAAGAATCCGTAGCGGTATCAAGCTACGAACTTTTAGCCTATCGAGCAATGATTAACCCTAATGCACAAGCCTATGCTACTCAAGGTGATGAGCAACTACCAAATTATTTCACGGCGAGTGACAGCATTAGCCCAGAAGCGCATGTTGATATTCAAGCAGCAGCCCAATATTGGATAGACTCTTCAATTTCAAAAACCATTAATATTCCAACTGATTTTGCTTACGAGCAGTTTAAGAATATTTATCTCTATGCCTATGATAAAGGATTAAAAGGTTGTACTACCTTCCGATTTAATCCTGAAGTTCATCAAGGTGTACTCGTGAAAGAAACTGATCTAGAAAAAGTCGAATATGAATTCACCCTAGCTGATGGCGCAAAAATAACAGCAAAAGGTAATGAAGAAATCCGCTACGACGGTGAAGTTCATACTGCAGCCAATTTACATGATGCTTTAAAAGAAGGCTATTACGGCAAACTTTAAGCTTATATACCCATAATACTTCAAGCTGAAATTCTGCCTATTGCAGTGTCATGGGTATAAATAATAACCAGAGTGATAATGATGAAAGAAATTACACAGAATATCTGCGCTGCCAAGGTAAAGCTGCCTGACACAGACGTTACGTTAGCAACAGAAAATGATAAAAATAAGGCAATGGTAAACTTAACCGAGAAGACCAAACGACCTGAAATGTTAGTCGGTTCAACCTACAAAATAAAGCCACCTATTTCAGACCATGCCTTATATATCACCGTCAATGACATTTTATTGAACCAAGGGACTGCGCAAGAAGTTAGACGGCCATTTGAAATATTTGTTAATTCAAAAAATATGGAATTTTATTCATGGGTGGTTGCTTTGACACGGGTGATTTCTGCAGTATTTCGTAAAGGCGGTGATTGCACATTTTTAGTTGAAGAACTCAAAGCTGTATTTGATCCGAAAGGCGGTTACTATCAACCTGGCACAGGAATTTTTATGCCGTCGGTTGTTGCTGACATTGGTCATGTTATTGAAACTCATTTAAAAACCTTAGATATGTTACCTAAAAGTGAAATAGATGCTCACCAACAAGCTTATTTAAAGCAAAAACAGCAAGCCGTTATGGCAGAGAATACAAACCAGACTGACGGTGAAAATCAACTTAATTTTCCAGCCACCGCAAGTAGCTGTAAAAAGTGTCACCAAAAATCGGTGGTTTTACTTGACGGTTGCGCTACCTGTTTAAACTGTGGCGATTCAAAATGTGGCTAAGCTAAAGCCATACACCTTTAGCGTTTATCGAAATTAAAAAAGTCGCATAGCCTATTATTGCTGTGCGACTTTTAAAGCTATTCGGTGATTTTTAATAAGAAACTATAACATTGCCGATATATCAGCGGTTAATGACACTTGTGGTCGCTCAATAATACGTCCTAATTCCTTACTATTTTGATAAACTATAAAAGTTGGCGTGTAATGAATATCATGACTTTTTGCTAAGCCATTCGGCTCTGATTTATCATAATCAAGGCCAATTAAGCGGTAAGAAAGTGTGTTATTTTCTGCCAATACTTTCAAAAACCGAGGGACTTCACGTTGGCTATCATGACACCAAGAGCCAAAATAAACATCTATATGTAAATTACTTGGCCAACGTTTAATCGCTGTAACTTCCCGTTCAGATAATTCAAAGGCCTGATAACTTTGTTGAAAAGAGTTATGATCACGGATTAATTGCTGTTGACTAATCTCACCAATGGCCATAGTGTTTTTTTCTACATCACCGTTAGCGCAGGCGGTTATGGTAAAAAAAATCGTGATAATTAGTAAAATACTGGAAACTGTTTTCATTTCATTCCTTGTTGGTATAGTCGCCTTGCGATTTAATGTTTCTTGAGTTGATCGGCTTTTATCAACATCGCCTTACTTTCCTGTAAGAAAATATTAGCATAATCTCCAAACCAATCCGCAACTTGTGAAAACATAGCGGTAAAAGCTTGTTTGTCATCTAACTGCACATCTTCAAGTAATTCTAAAAATCGATAGGCAAAGCGCTTCATCATAGCAATATTATCTTGGTTGGCAAAAATAATATCTGTGTATAGCACGGGATCTTGAGCAAATAAGCGTCCGACCATAATCAGCTCTAAACGATAAATGGGCGAGCTCATCTCTACTAATTGTGCGATATCAGCGCCTTCAGTCATTAAATGATAACCATAAGCAATAGTGGAAAAATGTCGCATCACTTGCACCATCGACATTGCTTGGTCATGAGCGTGTGCTTCAACTGGGTAAACTTTTGCTCCCCAAACTTGAAACTGCTCCAATAACCAATGATATTGTTCTGGCAAGCGCCCTTCACAAGCAATAATGGTTTGTTTAACTAAACCGGTAACATCAGGACCAAACATAGGATGCAAACCGATAACAGGACCATTATGTACTTTCATCATTTCGTACAGCGGTGCTTCTTTAATACTGGTAACATCCGCTAAAATACAACTTTCAGGCAAGCTACTTAGTTTTTGAATAATCATAGCGGTCAATCTGATCGGCACAGCTACAATCACTAAATTCGCATCCGCTAAAATGTCAGTACTATTGGGCCAATCGGCTTGTTCCAAAGTTTGCACTTGATAATGAGAGCGGGTAAATAAGTCGCCAAAAATTCGCCCTAATTGACCATCACCACCAATAATAACGATTTTTTTGCAATCCGGATTAACACAGCGATAGCCGCTGGCATCTTGGCTAATATAAGAGTCTTGCATCAAGCGACGCAAAATATCTTCGATTAATTCCGGAGAAATTCCGGCGGCTATCGCTTGTTGGCGCCGAGCTTTTAATAAGCTCGCTTCACGTTCAGGAGCAAAAATAGGCATACCGACTTCACTTTTTAATAAACCAACTTTTGTCGTTACAGCGCGTCGCTTAGCCAATAACGCAACCAGTTGACCATCGATATCATCAATTTCATCGCGCAGTGCAGTCAGTTGCTGCTCAAATGTAGCTGTGTTACTCATTGCTAACCTTTAATCCTTTTTTAACTCGTAGCATTAATTCTTTGCTTTAAAATGGTTTCAAGCTTGGTACTAGCACCTAAAATAAGCTGTTCTGTGGTAGTAAAATCAATGCAAGCATCAGTAACAGAGACACCGTATTCAAGTGCTTTAAATGGTAGATCTGAACTCTGATTACCTGGATTGATATTACTCTCTAACATAATACCAATGATCGACTTATTGCCGTCACAAATTTGATTAAAAACATTCTCTGCCACTAACGGTTGACGGCGGTAATCTTTATTAGAATTGCCATGCGAACAATCAACCACAATGCCTGGCTCTAAATCCTGTTTAGCCAACTCTTGCTCACATAACTGGACATTCACTGAATCATAATTCGGTTGTTTGCCACCACGTAAAATAACATGGCCGTCGGGGTTACCTGAGGTTTTAATTAGTGCAACTTGTCCTTGACGATTAATGCCCATAAAACGGTGCGAATGCGCTGCTGACTGCAAAGCATTAATTGCCACGCCAAGGCCACCATTAGTGCCATTTTTAAAGCCGATAGGCATAGACAAACCACTGGCCATTTCACGATGGGTTTGCGATTCTGTGGTACGTGCGCCAATCGCAGACCAACTAAATAGCTCAGCTAAATATTGTGGGCTAATAGGATCAAGCGCTTCGGTAGCTAAAGGTAAACCTAATTCCGTTAAGTAAATTAATAATTCACGTGCTTTGCGCAGGCCACTTTCAACATCAAATGAACCATCCATATGCGGATCATTAATTAAGCCTTTCCAGCCCACGGTTGTACGGGGTTTTTCAAAGTAAACCCGCATAACAATATATAAACTATCTTGGTATTTATCATGTAGTACTTTTAGTTTTCTGGCATAAGCTTTCGCCGCATCGACATCATGCACCGAACAAGGCCCAGTGATCACTAATAAGCGATGATCTTGTTTATGGATAATATTCGCAATGATTTGACGAGCATTTTTAACAAACACACGACCAGCTTCTGGCAGTGGCAACTCTTCTCGTAAGGCATTAGGAGTAATTAAGACATCTTCGGCATTAACATGTATATCATTTAATCTGCTTTTCGGCATTGTGCTTGCGGCAGACGTAGTAGAAGTAGATTCTGACATAGGACTTTCCTGAATATAGAGCAATAAATATAGGGTTAAGTAAAGTATTTCTAGTTAATTTAGCAATTAACTATGACGCTAGATGTATGACTAGCTAAAGTATGGGAGGTAATAATATCGATAGTGCGGATTATACATTTTATTGAAAATCTCGGTGTAAATTAAAGTTTACTTTATTTGTATTGATTATATTACACTATAATTTACTTAGGTACAGCCTTATTAATAAATTTTTTAGTTAAAAAAAGCGCCTATTGGCGCTTTTATCTCAATATAATTAATAAAGATTATCTATTAATCATTTAACTATGAACAATCCGGTTACTAACTAAGTGCTCAACAACAGCAGGCTCAGCTAACGTTGATGTATCACCTAAGGTATCAAGATCGTTTTCAGCAATTTTACGTAAAATACGGCGCATAATTTTACCCGAACGTGTTTTAGGTAAGCCTGGAGCATATTGAATATAATCAGGCTTAGCAAAACGACCTAACTCTTTGGCAACAAATTCAGTTAACTCTGCTAACAAGGCATCTGATTCTGTTGCATTACTCATCAAGGTCACATAGGCATATACCCCTTGGCCTTTGATTTCATGTGGGTAACCTACAACAGCCGCTTCAGCAACTGCAGGATGTAGTACAAGTGCACTTTCGATTTCTGCAGTGCCTAGTCGGTGACCAGAAACATTTAAGACATCATCAACACGGCCAGTGATCCAGTAAAAGCCATCTTCATCCCGTTTTGCACCATCACCAGTAAAGTAATTTCCTGGGTATTGACTTAAATAGGTTTGATAAAAGCGCTCGTGATCGCCATAAACACTACGTAATTGGCCTGGCCAGCTGCCCGTCATCATTAGCAAGCCTTGGTTTTCGCCTTCTAGAGTATTGCCGTCTTTATCAAACAGTGCCGGTTTAACACCGAAAAATGGTTTACCTGCAGCACCTGGTTTCATATCAACAGCACCGGGCAGTGAAGTTATTAAAATACCACCAGTTTCAGTTTGCCACCACGTGTCAACGATAGGGCAATTATTTTTACCCACAACTTCATAGTACCAATGCCATGCTTCAGGGTTAATGGGCTCGCCAACGGTACCTAAAATACGTAGTGACGATAAATCAGCTTTTTCAACAAAGCTATCGCCAACACTCATTAATGCGCGAATAGCCGTTGGGGCAGTATAGAAAATATTAACCTGATGCTTATCACATACTTCCCAAAAACGGCCAGCATCTGGGTAAGTTGGCACTCCTTCAAAAACTAAGGTGGTCGCGCCATTGGCTAATGGTCCGTAAAAAATATAAGAGTGTCCAGTGATCCAACCGGCATCAGCTGTACACCAATAAATTTCGCCATCTTTATAATCAAAGACATATTTATGGGTCATAGCAGCATAAAGTAAATAGCCACCACAAGTATGAAGTACACCTTTAGGTGTGCCTGTTGAACCCGAGGTATATAAAATAAATAATGGGTCTTCAGCGTCCATCACTTCAGGGTCACAAGCGGCAGGAAGCTTAGCAACTTCTTGTTGATAATTGACATCAACTTTATCATTCCAAGCAATATCACCCGCGGTTCTTTCCACAACAATTACCGAGTGAACATTTGGGCAATCAACAATCGCAGCATCAACATTAGATTTAATTGGAATAACGCGTCCACCACGAAGACTTTCATCCGAGGTGATCACAACTTGGCAGTCAGCATCTATAATTCGTGAACGAATAGCTTCAGTAGAGAAACCACCAAAAACGACCGAATGCACCGCACCTATGCGAGCACAGGCTAACATGGCATAACCAATTTCAGGGATCATTGGCATATAAATACAAACACGATCACCTTTTTTTACGCCACGTGCTTTTAATAAATTTGCAAAGCGACAAACATGATCGTGTAGCTCTTGATAAGTAATTTTTTTATCTTCACTGGGATCATCACCTTCCCAGATAATGGCAGTGTCATTAGCTTTAGTCACTAAGTGACGATCAATACAGTTGTAGCTAACATTTAATTTACCACCAGAAAACCATTTGATATCTGCAGACTTCATGTCGACATCAGTCACACTATCCCAAGGTTTATACCAATCAAGAAATTCTTCAGCTTGTTCAGCCCAAAAAACTTCAGGTTGCTCGATTGATTGTTGATACATGGCATCATAAGTTGCGGCATCAATATAGGTGTGAGCTTTTGCCTGCTCTAATACGGGATAACGGCTTTTAAGTTCTTGCATGCTTAATCCTTCATTTTCTAATATCTAGTGGTTTCTGATATGTCGAAGTAACGGCTTCATTCAACTATCATTATATTTTAACTTGCCAACATCATAGCCTAAGTTTTCGTGTTGTAATACACCACTAAAGTCGAATATTAAGTAATTATTCCTTATATTTCACTATCAAATGAAGGCACAGCAAGCGCATAAAATAGCGCTAAAAAGAGTGATAATTATTATAAAAACAGAAGCTTAAAAATCTTGTCCGTGATTGTAAAATAAAGCTAAGATTATTTTTTATAACTTTAGAATACATGCAGTGAAAGCATTAAACGCAAAGGTCAGAGGTTGTAAGATAAAAGTGCTTGGAGCTAAAATATTTAACAGAGAAGATTTTCCTGCTGTTAGCGCAAGACAATGAGTTTTGGAAAGCAAGAAAGCTTGTCTGAAAAAGCCAGAGAAAATTAAAAATACAAATATAATCAACTATCTAAAACAAATGCTGATAAATAAAAATAACATTAGCAACATCAATTTCTATCGCTAGCTACTAACCATAAAGCCATCATTTTAAAGCGCTCAATAGTTTTTATATTTCGTCAATGTTTAGGGGGCTATTGCTCTGTTTCATCATGACCTACCATTTACCCTAAGTGAATAGATGATAGGTAACTGCACGGCTTTTATTTGCTCTCATAGTATCGGGTCGAATTACCTTAATCGCTCATAGCTATCATTGCCTTTATGTAACATTTGACTGGCTTCATTTCGGTACCATTCTTTAAATAATTTAAATTGTTTACCGGCTTTGATACTACGCGCGACTTTAACGACAATCATCGCCGACAAAGCAATCACAGAGCCGCTAATGAGCAGTTCCTCTTGAAAATTAGCTACACTAAGTACTACTGGAGTCAGCCAAAGTAAATGCCATTTACCAATACTACTACTGATAAAACTATCATTAAATTCTTCAGATGCTAACGCCTGCCAATTACTTTCACTACCGCCTTTAGGGTCAAGGTGAGAGACAAAAATTGACGGTTGAATGTTTTCCCCCCAGCTTTGACCTATCGGCCCAGAATCCTCGGAGCATTGCTCATCAACTAAAGGTTGTTCCGATTTATTCACCCATCCTAAGGAAATAACTTGGCCGGCCTTTAATTTGTCTAGTTGGCAATCAACTAAACGGTATGTCGATTTATGATCTTTTGTATCAATAACATCAACATAATCATAATGTGTTGTCGTCGTACTTACGTTGACATCTTTTACATAACTGTTACCGCGATTAGTAAAACCGGTTGTTTTACTTACGTGTGTTTGCGTAGTTTTATCTTTTTCATGATCATCAATAAAATAATGCTTCCATTGAATTTGCGCATAAACCTTTTTCCCATTACCTTTGGCATTCAAAAACTTTTCATGGACAGTGCCGGCAACAATGTCCTGCAAATTTTTCAACAGTTTTTTACGCTTTACCGTAATACTCGCTTGAGCTAGCATTTCCTTGTGCACTTCTGGGTCTATGCCGATAGTTTGCACTACAGGCTGCAGGTCTTGAGCAACTGAATTTACATGCTTTGATGGTGCACCGCATTTCGGACAAGCCTCAGCTGTTGTACTGATAGTAGCGTCACATTCCCAACAATTTATTAAAGCCATTTAACATCCTATTTATTATTTGATTTGTTTAACCTACATCGACACTTTTCGAGTCGCCCTTATGCTGACAATTCTCTGTGTTGTTGAGGTAAATTTACCTCGTTACTCTGCAGCGTTATAGCTACGAAGTTGACGATAAAAACCGTAATGATTTTTTATAAAGATGTGGAGGAAATTGAATAAAGAGCCTAAATGGTGTTCTTTAAATGGATGTATAAAAACAGGCCCACAAAGGTACTATGAGTGGAGAGGGCTATGTAAAGCCGAAATATAAGCGGCACTGTTTAGCGATTAAAAAAGCTATCAAGCCTGCGACAAAGCCCTTTCAGCCAATAACAGTAACTTTTCAGTTTCACTACTATGACCTTGAGAGCTTATTGCTTTTTTCAATCGTTCGACAAAAGTACTTGCCCGAAGCCTTTGCTCTATCTGTAAATAAGTTTCGATCAACAAAAGTGATAATGGTAATTGCTGCACTATATCTTGCATCAGCAATTCAGATATATCGAGTGTTCTCTCGAGTGCTGTTATCGCTGCTTGGTGTTGTTTTTGATTAAGATAACTTTCAACAATAACTTGTACTAGGTGTAATTTTTCCACGCTGTTGAGCGTGCTTGAGTTCATGATGCTCTCATAACCTTGCATAAGCATAGCCTTAACAGCACTCCGCTCAGCTTGAGTTTGATTAGTATTTTTTTGCTTTAAAATATTTGCTAATTGACTAGCAACCGCTACTGCATGCATTTTATCTCGTTCAGCAAGCTGTGTTTTCTGCTCAGCATATTGCTGAGCGATTAAGGCTAAATTACGCTCTTGCTCAATATTTTCATTTTGCACAGCAAAAGACAGGCTTGCAATAATCAGCACCGCATACACTAACGCAAGTAAAGGCTTTCGTATTAACCACTTTTTAGCTCGCTGCCATAATGAATAATTTACCTCAGTAGGAAAATATTTTAGGGTTTTATGAATGTCTGATTTAAAAGCCGCAACCGTTGGGTAACGGTCATTGACATTTGCCGACATGGCTTTGGTGATTATTTTCGCCATATCGCTCACCATAGCCCAATGTTGGCCGATTGTTATTTGGATATGATCTTGATTAATCACCAATGTTTTAGCTCGGCCTGACTGAATATCTTCTACTAACTCATTGATATTTTTTCGTTCGATATCAAAGGGAGTCTGCTCACTCAGCAAAACATAAAATAGCACCGCTAACGAATATTGGTCAGTTGCTAACGTTAGCATCTGACCAGTTAATTGCTCAGGCGACGCATAAGCAAGACTCAGCGCACGAAGATAACGTTTCACACTGTCATCTTCAGCTTCTTGCTCATTACTGTGCAGCATTTTTGCAATATCAAAGTCGAGTATTTTTACCAAACCATCCTTGTTAACCAGCACATTGCCCGGTTTAATATCGCTATGAGCAATATTAATTAAATGAGTCTTAGTTATTGCATCACAAACGTCTAAAAACAAATGAACTCGCTCTATAAAGTTAAGCTTTTGCTGTTGGCAATACAGATCAATAGGCTGACCAGCCACGTACTCCATCACGACATAATGTAGTCCTGTTGGGCTGGTACCTGCATCATAAACTTGCGTTATATTGGGGTGATTCAGTCTTGCTAAAATTTGGGCTTGGTTATGAACCAATTTTGACCCCACAACATGAACAATTGACGGAAACAAAAACTTGATAGCGACTTGTTGCTGCATCATGCCATCATTACGCTCAGCTAAAAATACAATGCCCATGCCCCCTTCGCCAATAACTTCCGTTAAGGTATAAACGCCGAGGTTGCTACCAAGTAAGTCATCCAACTGTTCATCACCGGTGATATCTTGGGCTTGTTGAGCAATGAGCTCATGCCATTGTGTTTTATCACTATTGCTAAAATGGTTATTAAGCAGTGCTTTCAGCTCTTCTGCCTGTGATGGGTCACTAATATGCTGATTGAAATAACTCACATGTTGATTTTTGGGTAAATCAATAAGCAATGAGAAATGCTCAAATAAGGCAGTTGAGGCCATTTATTGACCTGCTAGCTTATAACAACAAGTTGTATTAAGGATGAAATTAGTTAACATTTTATTTTTATTATCAAGTACTTGTTTATTATCTATAGTTTTATATAAGAGTTTAATTAGCTTTGCAAGCTAAACAAGTGCGTTGTATTAATATGCCTAAGCAGCATCTTAGGTAACAAGTATGCGAATATAAAATATTAAGCCATTAATTTCAGAAACTATGGTGTATATCGCCCATAGTACATCATTAACTTGTCACGGTTATAGTGCCTCAACACCATAAATCGCAAGTAAAATTAAATTCCAGTTAAAACACCAATAGCTTGAGTCATTACCGACGAAGTTTATACAAGCAAAATTAATAGGTTTTACCGTTTATTTTGTATGGAGGGTTATTTGGTCAATTGCTGGTAGGTAATAGAGGACATTGGTACTTTTTCCCCTGTAGTTACTTCTATCGCCTGTGCTTTTAAAATAACTCCTTTTACTTTCAGCATAATAATGGCAATTTTTTCTTTTACAAGCTTTCTAAAATGTACTTCTACCGATAAATTCGTGCCGATTTTTGCCGTTTTAAAACGACTTAAAAAACCGAAGCCGGTATGAAACTTCAACGGTTTATTGACGGCATAAAATTCAACACTTTTGCTTATCGAATGCCAATAACAAGCTAAGTTATAACCCTGATACTTAGTTGATAGCACTAAGGTTTTCATGATGTTAACCTTAATTTAAGCCATGATTTAGCAAAGGCCAAATCTTTTTCTGCACTGGAAGTACTAATCGCAAGAATATCGGAAATTTCTTTAACCAGCAAACCGCCAAAATATTTTAACTGCATACTTTGTGCTTGCCTTGGATATTCAACTTCCATTTGTTGTAGTGCATTACCTAAATCTAACATTTTTTGATCTTGTTCCGAAAATTCAAAAGCCAGTTCTTCACCTATATCATCAAACGTTGTCAATTCCGCTTGCCGTTTTTGCGCGGCATTTTTTCTCGCTTGATCGACTAAAATATTATGAATGGTACGAGCAACCATAATAAAAAACTCTTTGCGATGACGAAAGTACTCGCCATTACTGCTCTCAAGTTTTATATAGACTTCATGCACAATTGCTGTAGTGGAGTTGATATGCTCCTCAATACTACTTTGACCAAACTTATCAGCCACTTTCAATCTTTGCTTTGATGCTAATTTCCGTAAATGATCATAAATAAGTACATATAGATTTTCTTGTGATTGGGCGCTACCTTCAGCCCAGTCAACGATAGCTTGAGTGATATCTTGTTTCATCATGCTTCCATAACGTTATTTGTAAAGGCTTTAAACCAACTTTACATCTTTATTCAATACTTTACTTAGGGTAAGAGTGGATAAAGAGTCCTGTGATTTAAACATACTATGATTGTCAATAAATGCACAGCTACGTTTTCCAGCCCTAAACCCGTAAGTAAAGAGTCACTATTTTTCATAAAGCAATAGAAAACAAAAAGCCTGAATAATTGCTTATTCAGGCTTTTTTCATCATCTTTCTTTACTAAAAAATTAAGCGATAAAACTCTTACTAAAGAGGGATTATCTTTTTGCCAATTTCTCTTTGATACGTGCAGATTTACCTGAACGCTCACGAAGATAGTAAAGCTTAGCTTGACGTACATCACCGCGACGTTTGACTTCAATTGAGTCAACGATTGGGCTATGTGTCTGGAATACACGCTCTACACCAACACCGTTTGAAATTTTACGAACAGTGAATGCAGAATTGATGCCGCGGTTTTTAATTGCGATTACAACACCTTCAAATGCTTGAAGACGTGATTTATCACCTTCTGTAACTTTTACTTGTACAACAACAGTATCGCCTGGGCTATACGCTGGTACATCTTTTTTCATTTGCTCAGCTTCAAGCTGCTTAATAATATTACTCATAATACCTTCTTCCTAGGGTTCACAGTCATCAACAGTATTTTTGTTATCAGCCTTAATGGCTACTAACATTTTTTGCTGTTCCGCTGTCAGAGCTAGGTTAGTTAATAGTTCTGGTCTTCTGGCCCATGTTCGTTCTAATGACTGATATTGGCGCCATTGCCTAATGTGTTCGTGATTACCACTTAACAACACTTTGGGAACGGGCTTTGTTTCGGTTAACGAAACATCCATTACCTCTGGCCGAGTATAATGAGGACAATCCAATAAACCGTCAGAAAATGAATCCTGCTCGGCTGATTGTTGATGTCCTAATACACCAGGCACAAAGCGTGCTACGGCATCAATTACATTCATAGCAGGCAGTTCCCCACCACTTAAAACATAATCGCCGACCGACCACTCTTCATCTATTTCAGATTCAATGAGTCGCTCATCTATACCTTCATAACGTCCCGCTATAAATATCAGTCGGTCATGTTGTGCTAATTCGCGTACACCGGCTTGGTCCAATTTTCGTCCTTGCGGCGACAAATATATAACCTTAGCTTTTTTACCATCAACTTCAGCTACAGCACGTGCAGCAATAATGGCATCTCGTAACGGTTGAACCATCATCAGCATCCCTGGACCACCGCCATAAGGGCGATCATCTACGGTGCGATGTTTATCATGAGTAAAATCTCTAGGATTCCACTTATGAAAGTCAATTAAACCTTTACGAATAGCTCGGCCAGTCACCCCGTACTCGGTAATTGCATCAAACATTTCCGGAAAAAGGCTGATCACCCCAATCCATAATTTGCAGTTACTCAAGTTTAGAAACCTGGATCCCAGTCAACACAAATTTGTTTATCTTCAGCGCTCACCGAAAGTATAACTTGGTCCATTAAGTAAGGTATTAACCTTTCTTTCTTTCCAAAGCCATCCTTAAGATTCGCTTTTACAACCAGTACATCGTTAGCGCCCGTTTCCATTATGTCGGAAACCTGACCTAGATCGTAACCTTTGTCAGTA includes the following:
- the tyrA gene encoding bifunctional chorismate mutase/prephenate dehydrogenase, giving the protein MSNTATFEQQLTALRDEIDDIDGQLVALLAKRRAVTTKVGLLKSEVGMPIFAPEREASLLKARRQQAIAAGISPELIEDILRRLMQDSYISQDASGYRCVNPDCKKIVIIGGDGQLGRIFGDLFTRSHYQVQTLEQADWPNSTDILADANLVIVAVPIRLTAMIIQKLSSLPESCILADVTSIKEAPLYEMMKVHNGPVIGLHPMFGPDVTGLVKQTIIACEGRLPEQYHWLLEQFQVWGAKVYPVEAHAHDQAMSMVQVMRHFSTIAYGYHLMTEGADIAQLVEMSSPIYRLELIMVGRLFAQDPVLYTDIIFANQDNIAMMKRFAYRFLELLEDVQLDDKQAFTAMFSQVADWFGDYANIFLQESKAMLIKADQLKKH
- a CDS encoding 3-deoxy-7-phosphoheptulonate synthase, with the protein product MPKSRLNDIHVNAEDVLITPNALREELPLPEAGRVFVKNARQIIANIIHKQDHRLLVITGPCSVHDVDAAKAYARKLKVLHDKYQDSLYIVMRVYFEKPRTTVGWKGLINDPHMDGSFDVESGLRKARELLIYLTELGLPLATEALDPISPQYLAELFSWSAIGARTTESQTHREMASGLSMPIGFKNGTNGGLGVAINALQSAAHSHRFMGINRQGQVALIKTSGNPDGHVILRGGKQPNYDSVNVQLCEQELAKQDLEPGIVVDCSHGNSNKDYRRQPLVAENVFNQICDGNKSIIGIMLESNINPGNQSSDLPFKALEYGVSVTDACIDFTTTEQLILGASTKLETILKQRINATS
- a CDS encoding DUF2703 domain-containing protein; protein product: MALINCWECDATISTTAEACPKCGAPSKHVNSVAQDLQPVVQTIGIDPEVHKEMLAQASITVKRKKLLKNLQDIVAGTVHEKFLNAKGNGKKVYAQIQWKHYFIDDHEKDKTTQTHVSKTTGFTNRGNSYVKDVNVSTTTTHYDYVDVIDTKDHKSTYRLVDCQLDKLKAGQVISLGWVNKSEQPLVDEQCSEDSGPIGQSWGENIQPSIFVSHLDPKGGSESNWQALASEEFNDSFISSSIGKWHLLWLTPVVLSVANFQEELLISGSVIALSAMIVVKVARSIKAGKQFKLFKEWYRNEASQMLHKGNDSYERLR
- a CDS encoding thioredoxin family protein, whose amino-acid sequence is MKTVSSILLIITIFFTITACANGDVEKNTMAIGEISQQQLIRDHNSFQQSYQAFELSEREVTAIKRWPSNLHIDVYFGSWCHDSQREVPRFLKVLAENNTLSYRLIGLDYDKSEPNGLAKSHDIHYTPTFIVYQNSKELGRIIERPQVSLTADISAML
- the acs gene encoding acetate--CoA ligase, translating into MQELKSRYPVLEQAKAHTYIDAATYDAMYQQSIEQPEVFWAEQAEEFLDWYKPWDSVTDVDMKSADIKWFSGGKLNVSYNCIDRHLVTKANDTAIIWEGDDPSEDKKITYQELHDHVCRFANLLKARGVKKGDRVCIYMPMIPEIGYAMLACARIGAVHSVVFGGFSTEAIRSRIIDADCQVVITSDESLRGGRVIPIKSNVDAAIVDCPNVHSVIVVERTAGDIAWNDKVDVNYQQEVAKLPAACDPEVMDAEDPLFILYTSGSTGTPKGVLHTCGGYLLYAAMTHKYVFDYKDGEIYWCTADAGWITGHSYIFYGPLANGATTLVFEGVPTYPDAGRFWEVCDKHQVNIFYTAPTAIRALMSVGDSFVEKADLSSLRILGTVGEPINPEAWHWYYEVVGKNNCPIVDTWWQTETGGILITSLPGAVDMKPGAAGKPFFGVKPALFDKDGNTLEGENQGLLMMTGSWPGQLRSVYGDHERFYQTYLSQYPGNYFTGDGAKRDEDGFYWITGRVDDVLNVSGHRLGTAEIESALVLHPAVAEAAVVGYPHEIKGQGVYAYVTLMSNATESDALLAELTEFVAKELGRFAKPDYIQYAPGLPKTRSGKIMRRILRKIAENDLDTLGDTSTLAEPAVVEHLVSNRIVHS